ACCTGGAGGCCGTGCGGCGCCACGCCGGCGACGTGGTGGACGCGCTCCTGGTCAACAACGGCCGCCCCGACCCGCGCGCGCTGGAGCGCTACCGCGCCCAGGGCTCCGAGCTGGTCGCCTTCGACCTGCCGGCCCTGGTCTCGCGCGGGGTGCGCGTGCGGGTGGCCGACCTGCTCCAGGCGGGCGACCTGATCCGCCACGATCCCGCCAAGCTGGGCCAGCGGCTGCTCCACGAGGCGGTCCGCGCGCGCAGGCGGCGCCGGGCGGGCGGGGCCTGAGCGGTGGAGCACGCCTCCTTCGCCGGCGCCACGCGCGAGGAGCTGGTGCGGCGGCCGCCCGGCCGCCCGGCCGAGCGGCGGGCGGAGCTGGCCGGCCTGGCGGCCGGCTGCGCCCGAGCGGGGGAGGGCGAGGGGAGCCTCTTCCTCACCGAGCACGCCGCGGTGGCGCGACGCATCCTCGTCCTCCTGCGGCTGGAGGGCGGCCGGCCGCTGCGCGTGGGCGTGGAGCGCGTGCGGCGGCTGGGCGGGGGCAACGTCTACCGCGTGGAGGCGGGCGGGCCGCCGCCGCCCGGGGCGCCCGGCCAACCCCTGCCGCGCCGCCTGCTGCGCACGGCGGCCGCAAGGCGCGCCTTCCTGCGCGGCCTCTGGCTGGCCAGCGGCTCGCTCAGCCGGCCGGCCGCCGAGCACCACCTGGAGTTCCGTCTGCGCGACGCCGCCCAGGTGGAGCTGGTGCGGGCGCTCCTGGAGCGGGAGGGGCTCCGCTCGGGGCTCAGTCTGCGGCGCGGGATGCCGGTGGTCTACCTGAAGGGGGCCGAGGCCATCGTCCGCCTGCTCGGCCTGATCGGCGCCAGCGAGGCGCTCCTCCGCTGGGAGGAGGCCATGGTCGTCCGCCAGGTGCGCGGCGAGGTCAATCGGCTGGTCAACGCCGAGACGGCCAACCTGAACAAGGCGGTGGAGGCGGGGATCCGCCAGGCGGCCGCCGTCCGCCGGCTGGCGGAGGCGGGCGCGCTGGAGCGGTTGCCGCCGGAACTGCGGCAGCTGGCCCGGCTGCGGCTGGAGCGCCCCGACCTGAGCCTCGGCGAGCTGGGCGCCGCGCTCCGGCCGCCGCTGGCCAAGTCGGCCGTCAGCCGGCGCATGCGGCAGCTGGAGCGCCTGGCGGCGGCGCTCGAGGCGGGGCCGCCCGGGGCCGCCGGGGCCCGTCCCGACCCGGCCGGGGGCGATACGTTAGAATGAGAACAGGAGCCTGGAGCGGCCTCACGCGGCAGGACCGCAGCTCGGAGAGGAGTCGTCCCATGTTCGAACCGATCCCACCGCAGGCTGCCGGCGTGGCGGTCGCTTCGGCCGAGGCCGCCGCCCTCGTCCGGGCGGAGCTCCGCGCGGTGGAGGAGACCATCGCCGCGGAGCTGGCCAGCGACCGGCCGTACGTCACCGAGATGGCGCTCCACCTGCTGCGAAAGGGCGGCAAGCGCCTGCGCCCGCTGCTGGTGCTGCTCACCGGGCGACTCCTGGGTGCCGAGCCGGAGCGGCTGGTGCCGGCGGCGGCGGCGGTGGAGATCCTGCACACGGCCACCCTGGTCCACGACGACACCATCGACCGGGCCGCCCTGCGGCGCGGCGTGGAGACGGTCAACGCCCGCTGGGGCGACGCGGTGGCCGTCCTGGTGGGCGACTTCCTCTTCGCGCGCTCCTTCCTGCTCTTCGCGCGGACCGGGCGGAACGAGGTCGTGCAGCGCATGGCCGACGTGGTCAACGTCATGTCGGTGGGCGAGATCGACCAGCAGCGCCAGGCCTTCGACCCTTCGGTGGGCGAGGCCGCCTACTTGGAGAGGATCGGGCGGAAGACCGCCGAGTTCATCGCCGCCTGCTGCGGCCTGGGCGCCCGCCTGGCCGACGCCTCCCCCGGCCAGGTGGAGGCGGCCGAGCGCTTCGGGCGGGAGATCGGGCTGGGCTACCAGATGGTCGACGACCTGCTCGACTTGGGTGCCGGCGGCCAGGCGCTGGGCAAGCCGGTGGGCAGCGACCTGCGCGAGGGGCTCCTGACGCTGCCGGTCCTCTGGGCGCTCCGCCACTCTCCGCACGCCGCCGAGATCCGGCGCCTCATCGAGTCGCGCCGGCTGGGCGAGCGCGAGGTGGAGCAGGTGCGCCGGTGGGTCGAGGCCTCCGGGGGGCTGGAGGAGGCGCGGCGGCGGGCGGAAGAGCACACGCTGCGCGCCCGGCAGGCGCTGGCCGAGCTGCCGGCGGGCGCCTGCCGGGAGGCGCTCGACCGGCTGGCCGTGGAACTGGTCCACAGGACGTACTGAGCGCGGGAGGCGGAGGTATGGCGCAGAGCCGCATCCCGGACGTGACGGTGCGCCGGCTCCCCATCTACCTGCGGGTGGTGGAGTCGATGCGCCGGCAGGGGGCGCAGACGCTCTCCTCGCAGGAGATGTCCCGCCTGACCGGCTTCTCCTCCGAGCAGATCCGGAAGGACCTGGCCTACTTCGGGGCCTTCGGGGTGCGCGGCGTCGGCTACGAGACGGAGCACCTGGCCTGGGTGATCCGCAACATCCTGGGGCTGGCGGAGCCGGTGGCGGTGGCGCTGGTGGGCGTGGGCCACCTGGGGTCGGCGCTGGTCCGGCACAACGTGACCCAGCCCACGCCCATGCGCATCCGCTTCCTCTTCGATGCTGCGCCGGAGAAGGTGGGCAGCTTCCTGGGCGAACTGCCTATCCGGCCGGTGGCCACCATCCCGGCCGTCCTGCCCGCCGCCGGCGTGCAGGTGGCCATCGTGGCGGTGCCGCCTGAAGCGGCGCAGGAGGTGACCGATCTCCTGGTCGAAGGCGGCGTCCGCGCCATCCTCAACTTCGCCCCCCTGGCGCTGCGCGTCCCGCCCGACGTCCACGTGCAGAACGTCGACCTCAACCTCGCGCTGGAGACGCTGGCCTACTACCGCAGCCACCCCGGCGTACCGGGACGCCAGTCGCTCCTGGCGACGCAGGAGATGGACGGGGGGAAGTGAGCGGGTGCCCATTACCGTCGACCTGCTGGGCCTCTTCGGCAACTCGCCCTGGGACTGGCTGCGCAACCTCCTGGACGTCGCCATCGTCACCTACATCGTCTACCGGCTGATCCTGCTGATCCGCGGGACGCGCGCGCTCCTTCTGGTGCAGGGGCTGATCGTCCTCTTTCTGGCCGGCGCCGTCAGCCGCTGGCTCGACCTGCGCGCCACCGCCTGGCTCTTCAACCAGGCGCTCCTGCCCATCCTGGTGGCGCTGCCCATCGTCTTCCAGCCGGAGCTGCGCCGGGCGCTGGAGCAGGTGGGCTCGCCGCGCGTGCTGGCGGTGCCGGCCGCGCCCGAGGAAGACATCCACCACATGATCCACGAGGTGGCGCGCGCCGCCGCCATCCTGGCGCGGCAGAAGATCGGCGCGCTGATCGTGATCGAGCGCCAGGCGGGGCTGGAGGACGTGGCGGAGAGCGGCATCCGCATCGACGGCCGCGTCAGCGCGGAGTTCCTGGTCAACACCTTCATCCCCAACACCCCGCTGCACGACGGGGCGGTGCTCATCCGCGGCGCGCGGGTGGTGGCGGCGGCCTGCTTCCTGCCGCTGACCGAGGAGCGGGATCTCTCCGTCCAGCTGGGCAGCCGCCACCGCGCCGCGCTGGGCATCACCGAGCACTCCGACGCGCTGGCGGTGGTCGTCTCCGAGGAGACGGGCTCCATCTCCCTGGCCGACGGCGGCAAGCTCGTCCGCAACCTGGGCCAGGCCGACCTGGAGGAGCTGCTGGCGCGGCTCCTGCCGCTCGAGGAGAGCCCGCAGTGGGCGGTGCCCCTCCCCTGGGCGCGCCGCCACGCCGGCGGCGCCGCCGCCCCCAGGAAGGGGGCGGGCCGGCCTTGATGCGCCGCCTGCTGGAGGACAACCGCGCGGTCTGGGCGATCTCCTTCGTCATCGCCCTCCTCCTCTGGGGCTTCGCGGCTCGCAACCCCACGCAGCAGCAGTACCTCTACAGCGCCTCCGTCCAGCTGGTCCACGTGCCGGCGGAGCTGGTGGCCACCGAGGTGAACCCCTCGCACGTCACCGTCACCCTGGCCAGCACGGGCGCCAACCGGCCCGACCCCGCCGGCCTCACGGCGCGGGTCGACCTGGCCGGGGCCCGGGCGGGCTCGCACTCTTACGCCGTCGCCGAGGTGCCCGTACCGCGCGGCGTCAGCCTGGTCAGCATCTTCCCCGACCACGTCCGCGTCACCCTGGAGCGGCTGGAGGCGAGGACGCTGCCGGTGCACGTGGTCACCCTGGGCCAGCCGGCCGGCCAGATGGCGGTCACCGAGACCGACCCGAGCCCCGCCCAGGTGCGCGTGGAGGGCCCCTCGAGCCGCATCTGGCGGATCTCCACCGTCGAGGTGCGGGTGGACGTGGCCGGCGCGCGCATGGGCTTCCGCCAGACCAGCGCGCCCGTCGCCCTGGACGCCTCGGGGCTGGAGGTGCACGGCGTCCAGTTCCGCCCCGAGCGGGTGACGGTCGACGTCACGGTCCAGGAGGCGCCGCCCACGGTCAGCCTGCCGGTGCGGGCGGTGGTCACCGGCGAGCCGGCCGCCGGCTACGCTGTAGCGGGGACGACGGTCGACCCGGCGCAGGTGGAGGTGGCCGGCGACCCGGCGGTCCTGGCCGGGCTCCAGGTGGTGGAGACGGAGCCGGTGGACGTCAGCGGTGCGCGCTCCGACGTCACCCGCCAGGCGGCGCTCCGCCTGCCCGCCGGCGCCAGCCTGCGACCGCCCCAGACGCCGACGGTGACGGTAAGGGTCACCATCCGCCCCAGGTCGTAAAGGCGCGTCCCGGTTCGGTTATAGTGGACGATGTGCGAATCGCATGCCAGGGAGGCTCGACGTTGTCGCGACTCTTCGGCACGGACGGCGTGCGCGGCCTGGCCAACCGGGAGCTGACGCCGGAGCTGGCCTTCGACCTGGGACGGGCGGCGGGGACGGTGCTGGGCCGCGGCGGGAGGCCGCGCTTCCTGGTGGGACAGGATCCGCGCCGCTCCAGCGGCATGTTGGAGGCGGCGCTGGTGGCGGGACTCGCCTCGGTGGGTGCGGACGTGGAGCGGCTGGGCGTGGTCACCACGCCGGGGCTCGCCTTTCTGGTGCGGGAGGCGGGCGCCAGCGCGGCGGCCATGGTCTCCGCCTCGCACAACCCGGCCGAGTACAACGGCATCAAGTTCTTCTCCGCGGAGGGCTTCAAGC
Above is a genomic segment from Bacillota bacterium containing:
- the whiA gene encoding DNA-binding protein WhiA → MEHASFAGATREELVRRPPGRPAERRAELAGLAAGCARAGEGEGSLFLTEHAAVARRILVLLRLEGGRPLRVGVERVRRLGGGNVYRVEAGGPPPPGAPGQPLPRRLLRTAAARRAFLRGLWLASGSLSRPAAEHHLEFRLRDAAQVELVRALLEREGLRSGLSLRRGMPVVYLKGAEAIVRLLGLIGASEALLRWEEAMVVRQVRGEVNRLVNAETANLNKAVEAGIRQAAAVRRLAEAGALERLPPELRQLARLRLERPDLSLGELGAALRPPLAKSAVSRRMRQLERLAAALEAGPPGAAGARPDPAGGDTLE
- a CDS encoding polyprenyl synthetase family protein, producing MFEPIPPQAAGVAVASAEAAALVRAELRAVEETIAAELASDRPYVTEMALHLLRKGGKRLRPLLVLLTGRLLGAEPERLVPAAAAVEILHTATLVHDDTIDRAALRRGVETVNARWGDAVAVLVGDFLFARSFLLFARTGRNEVVQRMADVVNVMSVGEIDQQRQAFDPSVGEAAYLERIGRKTAEFIAACCGLGARLADASPGQVEAAERFGREIGLGYQMVDDLLDLGAGGQALGKPVGSDLREGLLTLPVLWALRHSPHAAEIRRLIESRRLGEREVEQVRRWVEASGGLEEARRRAEEHTLRARQALAELPAGACREALDRLAVELVHRTY
- a CDS encoding redox-sensing transcriptional repressor Rex, with translation MAQSRIPDVTVRRLPIYLRVVESMRRQGAQTLSSQEMSRLTGFSSEQIRKDLAYFGAFGVRGVGYETEHLAWVIRNILGLAEPVAVALVGVGHLGSALVRHNVTQPTPMRIRFLFDAAPEKVGSFLGELPIRPVATIPAVLPAAGVQVAIVAVPPEAAQEVTDLLVEGGVRAILNFAPLALRVPPDVHVQNVDLNLALETLAYYRSHPGVPGRQSLLATQEMDGGK
- the cdaA gene encoding diadenylate cyclase CdaA, which gives rise to MLGLFGNSPWDWLRNLLDVAIVTYIVYRLILLIRGTRALLLVQGLIVLFLAGAVSRWLDLRATAWLFNQALLPILVALPIVFQPELRRALEQVGSPRVLAVPAAPEEDIHHMIHEVARAAAILARQKIGALIVIERQAGLEDVAESGIRIDGRVSAEFLVNTFIPNTPLHDGAVLIRGARVVAAACFLPLTEERDLSVQLGSRHRAALGITEHSDALAVVVSEETGSISLADGGKLVRNLGQADLEELLARLLPLEESPQWAVPLPWARRHAGGAAAPRKGAGRP